In Oxyura jamaicensis isolate SHBP4307 breed ruddy duck chromosome 11, BPBGC_Ojam_1.0, whole genome shotgun sequence, a genomic segment contains:
- the LOC118172730 gene encoding 5-hydroxyisourate hydrolase-like: MAACGVAPGTGTWQSRMEERQVGGTERPRGSLTTHVLNTATGLPAARLALRLAQLQEPGAQWRELVQRWTDEDGRCLPLLPPGQAEAGTYKLRFETAEYWQSLGHTSFYPFVEVVFTITDPAQKLHIPLLISPYSYTTYRGS; the protein is encoded by the exons ATGGCAGCCTGCGGGGTGGCACCGGGGACGGGGACCTGGCAGAGCAGGATGGAAGAGAGGCAG GTCGGAGGCACGGAGAGGCCACGGGGCTCCCTGACCACCCACGTGCTGAACACGGCCACGGGGCTGCCCGCCGCCCGCCTCGCCCTCCGcctggcccagctgcaggagccggGGGCGCAGTGGAGGGAGCTGGTGCAGAG GTGGACAGATGAGGACGGGCGCTgcctgcccctcctgcccccgggGCAGGCTGAGGCCGGCACCTACAAGCTGCGCTTTGAGACGGCGGAGTACTGGCAGAGCCTGGGGCACACCAGCTTCTACCCCTTCGTGGAG GTCGTCTTCACCATCACCGACCCAGCCCAGAAGCTGCACATCCCACTGCTGATCAGCCCCTACTCCTACACAACATACCGGGGCAGCTAG